GCGTCCAGCTCGCCGAGCACCTGGTACTCGCTGGGCCAGGTCCGGTAGAGCTTGTGCGAGACGGCCACCTGCCCCGCCTCGTTGAGGACCTGGATCACGATGTCCTTGCGGAAGTCGGCGAGGGACACCTCGGAGCCGAGGCCCGCGCCGACCTGCCAGACCTTGTTGGCCCAGCGGTCGAACTCGGGGTCGTGGGTGACCCCGCGCTCCAGCGTGATGCCCTCGAACTCGGAGCGCCCCGGCGACTTGCGCGGCGAGCTGGGGTCGCCGCCGTGCCGGTGCTTGACGACCTCGGTGGTCCGCTTCAGTGGACTGATCTTGCTGATGCCCGCGACCGTACGACCGTCCCACAGCACCAGGAACTTGAAGTTCTTGTAGGGGTCGAAGCGCTGGGCGTTGACAGTGAACTCAGCCATCGGTTTCCTTCACGTTCTTCCTCACGGGGCTCATGCGGCTCATGGGGCCTGGAGCTCGAACTGCCCGGACGTCTGCTGGATCCTGACGACGACGAACTCGGCCGGCCTGACCGGTGCGATGCCGACCAGGACGTTCACGACGCCGTTCGCGATGTCCTCGTCCGTCGTGGTGTCGCGGTCACACTTGACGAAGTACGCCTCCCGCGGTGTACCGCCCTTGAAGGCGCCCTGCCGGAAGAGCGTGTGCAGGTACGAGGAGGCCGCGAGGCGGATCTGCTGCCACAGGTTCTCGTCGTTGGGCTCGAACACGACCCACTGCAGCCCGCGTTGCAGGCTCTCCTCGACATGCAGGGCGAGCCGTCGCACGGGCACGTACTTCCACTCGCTGTCGAGGGCGTCGGAGCCCTCCAGGGTGCGCGCGCCCCAGACAAGCGGGCCCACCAGCGGCAGGGTGCGCAGGCAGTTGACGCCCAGCGGGTTGAGCAGTCCGCTCTCGCGGTCGGTGAGATCGACGGTCAGCGAGTGGACTCCCGCGAGCCGTGCCTCGGTGCCGGCCGGCGCCTTCCACACACCGCGCTCGGAGTCCGTGCGCGCGTAGACCCCCGCGACCGCGCCCGACGGCGGGAAGGAACGCAGCCGCCCGGTCAGCGGGTCGATGAGCTGCAGGTGCGGGAAGTACAGGCCCGCGTGGTTGCCGCGGACGGCGTCGAAGGCGGCGAGTCCGGCGCGGGCGCTGTCCACGCTGCCCCACGTGCCGGGCGCGTCGACGAGCAGGAAGATCCGCCGCTCCTCGCAGAGCCGCTGGGCCGCCGAGACGACCGTGAGCGCGTCGTCGGTCGACTCGTACGCCGCGAGTTCCGGCAGGACGAGCAGGTTGACGTCCGCGACCCCGCGCAGCGCCTGCAGGCCGGTCTTGTCGGCCTCGCTGCCGATGAGGTCGCGCGGGCCGGGTGCCTCGCCGT
This sequence is a window from Streptomyces ortus. Protein-coding genes within it:
- a CDS encoding phage tail protein — encoded protein: MAEFTVNAQRFDPYKNFKFLVLWDGRTVAGISKISPLKRTTEVVKHRHGGDPSSPRKSPGRSEFEGITLERGVTHDPEFDRWANKVWQVGAGLGSEVSLADFRKDIVIQVLNEAGQVAVSHKLYRTWPSEYQVLGELDANANAVAIQSLKLECEGWERDYEVPEPEEPSFLNPA